In Ciconia boyciana chromosome 1, ASM3463844v1, whole genome shotgun sequence, the genomic stretch ggagaggagcttttCCAGGCAGGTCTTTCTCAAACCACTTTCCATACCTAGGACTTCCTTAGAGTAAAGCAAATCACAGTGTCAGTATGAAAACCTTTGAGGAAGTTTCATGCTGGAAGGTTTCTTATATTATTTTGCTATGCACAGTATCTGAGAACTGTGTATGGCTCTCTATTTATTACTTGGCCTATGAAGCAGAGGGGGGTTTCATTACCATTACTAGCTGTTCCTGCATGTGCAATAACACCAAATCCTGGAGTCTAAGCCAACTCCATCACAGTAGGTTAATCAccagagcagatttttttcacagaaataaaggcTTAGGCATGAGTAGCAATGCCAACAGGTACGTTTGCCTTCACGTTTCCGTTATAAAGCACTTCCTAGATCCTTGTAACTTCTGGAAGTTAAGGTGAAGCTGAAATCTGACagtggagaggggagaggagggaagaggagaagtgAAGGGTCCTTGGAGAAGCTTTGGGAGCCCAGCAGGATGTGGGAGGCCTCTGGGATGGCTcgctcctgccctctccctaTGGCTGCGGGCTGAGGTGCCTGCTGTGGTTGCACCAGCACATGCTGCTGCAGTATCCCTCTTTCAAGCGTTACTTGACTAAGTTTGTGTGCAGCTGACACAGCTGATGCTCATAGAGCTCTCACTGTGGTGGAGTTACTCACCAGgaactgcagtgatttttaaaatcttgctgTTCCTGTGGTCACCTTGGTGACTGGGGAATATAGGTATTGCAGAAACCCATTCCCCAGATAGAGCAATATCCTTGCTACAGCAGTTCCCTCTACAGTCTCGGCAGTAATCTGTCTATGCAAAGGTGGAATTGAATGGTAATGTAATTAAATGGCTCTGCGGTGTTCAGTGAGAACAGGCTCTGCTAACTGCCTCCATTAAACAGCTATTGAGGGAAATGCGTCAAGGTACTTAGCTAAGCCACACACCCAAACCTTAACAGGAAATTGTCAGGCCTGTGTAGTGTCCACCAGCTTCAGAAGTAAGCAGTGTCTTGGCTCCATGCAGTCACTGGTTGCCTTTGAATATTGGCCCCGATCTAGATTTTTTTAGACTCTCAACCAAGAGTAGATTTTTCTGGACCAATAGTCATAATgacctttgttttgttttttaaactgaaagcagaGGTATTATCCACTTCAATACAGTTGCTTTGCAAGCAGGATCAAAGGTACACAATCTCCCTTTAGAGCAAGTCATTTAGCATCAAAGCAATTGGGCACCAATTGGGCACCATTTAGCACCCAAAGCAATCAAGACTGGCATTAAAATCCGGGGGCCCTACCTTGCCAAACATGTGCAAGAAGGGAATTAACACAAGGAGACTCTTTTTTGTCCCTGGCTTGAAATGGGGTGGGTGGAAGCGGCTGTGAGGAGTCTCCTCAGAAGTCCTCCACATAACCATCTTTTTGCCTCTACAGCCAAATCAGAAAACCTCTTTGTATGTGTAAGACTTCAAATCTGGTCCAACCTGGCTGCTTTTTCCCTTAACTTCAGAGTAGCGCTGTAGCATAGATAACCCCTAGAGCTTGTGATGGATGTCACAGCAGGCTGATATCCTAGAGTTTCCAAAATAAGAAGAGATCTTATCCATTCCCAAACCTGAACCAGTATCTGTTCTCTGACATACCAGGGTAGAGTTTTGATCTATGCTATCACTGGATAGGttacagcaggttttttttttacgttTGGGCACCCTATGTGCCACAGTTGCAGccttaaacaagaaaatatgcTGACGCTGGGGGGAGACAGCAGCTCAGATTTGTTTCGGTTTCTTGTTCGGAAACCAGCTGGGGACCTCAAAGTCTGGTTTCTTACTGAAAGAAGGGTTATATGATTAGTCCTGGCAAGTTTAGAAGAGGAACAGAGAGTTCAATTCGATTGAGTTTCTGCAAGTGAGAGGAGGCAGCAAGGATAGAGAGCCTTGAAGTGCTCAGTGTGTATGAGCGTGCAGCTTGTTAGATAGCAAGGGATCTACACAGGATCCTCTTGTAGGTGTTCCCATCCCAGAAAGCAAGCCAGGTCACACTCTTCTGGTGAGAAGGTgaggagaggggcaggagagATTGCTCTCAAGCCATTGTGCTGCAAGTCAGGgagctaaatatttttcagctcttccaaGAGCCTCACATGCAAACAACTATGTCCCACATTTCCTTCCTCAGTTTTCCTCTTGGGGATCAGCAAttccagctgttttttcttgctcttctcaGTAAAGGCACTGCAAATGTTCTGTCTGGGGTAGAGTTCTTCATGGTTCTCCTTGATCCCAGCTCTAACCTGTGACACTGTCAGCATCTCTGCCTACCTGCTGACTGTCAATCCCCTGGCCTCAACTCTGGCCAAAGAGGAGCACTGCGGCAAACTCTCCCAGCTCTGTCATGGGAGAAACCAGTCGACTAAGCTGAAACAAACCTCTCTTGTTTCAGCCTTCACCAGTTCTTCACAGTCTTTGCAAAATTGCTTCCAAAGGTGCATCAACTTGCTGCATCCTCTCCCTATTTATTAAGTATGTACTAACCTCAGCCTTCAAGTCAAGTTTAGTGAGGAGCTGAGAGAGATCACATGAAGGAGCTTACTACCCTGTTGCAGTCTTGTGTCTGACGTGCTCCTGAtcacatggaaaacaaacaaatgtacAACCCACATGAGTGTGTGGAGGCAGATCAGGTAAAATTTCTAAAACCTGAGTTTACATTCCCCCCCGGATATGTGCCAAACACCATTTTCAGACAGGCTGGCTGTAAGCGGCTACCTGATTTGGGGACTCAGAGGTGGCTGGATGTTTACGCACAACGCACGTCACTCCACAGTTTGGCTTTGGCTTTTGAAGCTGGTTTGTCTTGGATACTGGAGCAAGCCCAGCATATCATCTAGGCTCAGCTGGACCTTGATTGGCATATGCGTGTACCAGTCTTGGGGATAATCAGAACCAGCTGGCCCTCTCCAGCTGATAACAGAAATACCTGGTAGTTGCCAGAACAGTTATCCCTATAGCAATGGACTCCTCACATGTTCCTGTAGAGAAAAAGTTTGTTTGGGCACAAATGAGTGATCAGGCATGTATTCATGTGTATCTCCATATGGCAAATTTCTCCCTCTTTGAATCTGATGAAAGAGCTATTGAAGATATCTGTGTGTACCAGTATCAAAGGCTGTGCCTCACCGTGATACTGCAAAGTCTATCCAAAGGCTCTTGAGATGGCTGTTACAGAGCAGAGAATGTATATAGTTGCTTCCTATTCATCACTAGAAACACAGCATGGGTGACTATCCTTTTTTattagtctctttttttcctggacttcCTCATATTGGTTGGTTTTGCTCTCCAATGCCTCAGCTTCTGATACTGTGGCACTTTCCCAGTCCTATGGCTCTTTTGATTTGCTGTGACTCAGGTTCCTCTGGCCTAAATTCAGGCTAATTTCCTGGCTTAGTGTTTCTCATTGATTTGAGGAGGCTTAGAGCTAGTCAATAATAAATGTCAGACACTGACAGTTACGTGCAGTTTAAGTCATATAAATGAGTCTGGCCCTTACATGTATTtggttttgtgctggttttggctagggtagagttaattttcttcacagcagctaggatggggctatgttttggatctgtgctgaaaacagtgttgatgataacacagggatgtttagctattgctgagcagtgcttacacagtcaaggccttttctgcttctcaccccaccccaccagcgagtaggctgggggtgcacaagaagctgggatgggacacagccaggacagctgaccccaactgaccaaagggctattccataccatatggcgtcatgctcagcatgtaaagctggggaagaagaaggaaggggggaatgttcagagttatggtgtgtgtcttcccaagtcaccgttacgtgtgatggagccctgctttcctggagatggctgaacacctgcctgccgatgggaagtagtgaatgaattccttgttttgctttgcttgtgtgcgcggcttttgctttctctattaaactgtctttatctcaacccacgagttttctcacttttacccttctgattctctcccccatcccaccaggggggagtgagcgagcggctgtgtggtgcttagttgccacgacagttttctaaaacagttttcttattttgcatttcttacaTAGAGTATTGTTCCCATAtccctccttctttcttctgtgcattGCTCTCCATACCTCCTCCACATGGTCGCTGCAGAAGGAAATCTCAAGGAACAAGTTcacagaggcagaggcagggcttcAAGCGATGTTGGTTGCCTTTCCACCACCTGGCCAGCCTTCTCCCAGTTCTCAGGCGTGGCACCAAATGGGCCCCACTCTGCCTGCTCAGGCACAGAAGCTCACACCTTGTGTCCCATTATTACATCCCTGGCTTGGGCCTCTGTAGGCTCTTTCCCCAGGTGCATTTGTCCTGTCTGTACCCTGGGTTGCAGCACGCTATTAGGACACAGGACTtgaaaatagggaaaaaacTATGTTGAGCCTATCATTACAGGCCTGCTTCATgagctggaggaaaaataaatgtttttttccatgaagatGAGACTTGGAAAAGCATTTAGAAGTAATTAGTCAATGAGACATAATGAAAATTCAGGTGATTTGCATTCCAGCTAGCTTAGAACAGAGGGGCATCTGTTATAGCTTCTTCATCAACATATGCATTTGCATCTGCCTCTCCTCTTTATGCAAAGATAGTTTAATCATTTTATTCTAGTGGTGCATTTCAGTCACACAGAGAGAGTCATGAGTGGGAACAAAGAGATTTGTTTTGACATCCTGCAATGGTCAAGTGTACTGAGCCTCACTATAAGAGCTATTGCTCACAAACCTAATAAAATAATAGGTATTTAAAATCTACCAAGAAGATATTAGACTCATGCATGCTATTTCAAGTGCTCTTGAATAAGGTGCATGCTATTTGGTAACATCCTCCTATTAGCTTGTTTAGTCATATGTTAAAGGAATTGCTTGTCATCCTAAATTACCAGTTGAGTCAGAACTGTATGAGCcgcaatatttttcttcagtacaAAGGGTTACAACGTTTTGTAGAAAATATGGGTTGTAATTacccttctgcagcagcaaagggggaggaaagaagaaagaagaggcctgtagtggtttaaccccagctggcaactgagcaccacccagcctctcgctcactccccccatggtgggatgggggagagaatcggaagagtaaaagtgagaaaactcgtgggttgagataaagacagtttaatagggaaagcaaaagccacgcacgcaagcaaagcaaagcaaggaattcattcactacttcccatgagcaggcaggtgttcagctatctccaggaaagcagggctccatcacgcgtaatggttacttgggaaaacaaaacgcccccccgcttccttcttctcccccagctttacatgctgagcatgatgccatatggtatggaatagccctttggtcagttggggtcagctgtcccagctgtgtcccctcccaactccttgtgcacccccagcctactcgctggtggggtggggtgagaagcagaaaaggccttgactctgtgtaagcactgctcagcaatagctaaacatccctgtgttatcatcaacactgttttcagcacaaatccaaaacatagccccatcctagctactatgaagaaaattaactgtatcccagccaaaaccagcacaaggaCTCATTCAGAGGATTTTATGTAAAACACCAAAGTTCATTTGATTTCAGACTCAGTTCTTTTTCCTGCCCACACGTTTCCATACACATTAAGTAGGACTGGGTAAAAAAAGTTTCGCCAGCCCTCAACCTCCCAGGGGGAGGCTGGGAAGAGCAAAGGTGTTTAGTGGGGCTTTCCCAGCCCTTTGCAGGGAAAGGATGTTTTTCCCTCACTCTCTGGGAGATGTGGTACTAaacatttcctctttcctgatTCTTGTTTCCAGGAAACCCTTCAGGGCAGCTTCACCCTCGTTTTACCAAAGAATACAAAACAGGAAAGACTGATAAATTCCTGTGACACAAATTACTTCCTTTTGGTACTTCCTCATTGctaaaatggaaggaaagcaggTGATTCTGTACGCGGTCCCATGGACTCCGCTGCTAATTAGGGATGGCAGAAGACACACCCTACCAATGAAGAAGTGTTGCAATGCAGCCTTAAACCCGCAGCTGTGTAAGCCATGGCGGCAGAGACCGGTAAGGCTGAGCCTGGTGAGGCTGTTACTTCTCCCCAGTAGTATAGTGCAGTGTCATCAGGTGAAGGTAAAGAGTCATTGGGAAAATGGGGTGTGCATCATCTGTTTCTTAAGAAAACCAAGCTACTGTGCAATTACTGCCTATCCTTGTGGTAAAGAGGCACTGGTCCGATTTCTTTCCTCATGCTGATTTCACACCACTTCATATTCGTCGATATGTAGTGGAGCAATTGCTGCTTCAAGCCAATGCGAAATTATGTTCAGGGCCATGATACCAGGACAATAGAAACATTCCTGCCACTCCtaattttctcccctttttcccccactcTTTCCTCCTTGTATTTGGATTGCATTCCTCCTTGCATTCCTCCTAATTTTCCATTCTCTGCTACATCCATATTTGTAAAAATTGAGCAGATGTTTTTGCTGATGAATATGAAGCTGAgaaaaaatggttatttttctttgtatattgACATCTCGGCTCTAGAGAATTACATGTGTGGATTCTTCTGAAGGTAGATGAGACTCCCTTTTTTAGATATCTCTCTGCCACACCAAATTACAATGCTCATTTAGATGGTTTCCacacacaggagaaaaaggcacagaaaattCTGAGGCACAGAATCGCCTCAGTGTATTGAAATGTTTTAGTGAACCTGTGAATCATCTCATAACTTacttcttttatgtttttatggTCTTAGTTCTCTTAGAAGTACACAATAAACACATACCCAGTAATGAGCAACACAGAGAATGTAAATTGGAAGccactttcaaaaaaaccaagaaagtgTTCAATGAATTTGAAAAAACTGCTGTTAAGAAATACTACTTTGTATCACTCATAAATAATCTTTTGAACTCAATTCCATGAGAAATCATTACATCTCAGTAATCGGTGTCACGGATAAAGAAAATCTCCAGTGCTGAGTGCCATATTTTATCCTGAGAGACTGAACTCTTCATGCTTTAAAGCCTGAACCAACTACTAATGGTTAGGCTTCAGAAACTTCCCTTttagaaagatttcttttaccTGTCACTGAAATGTTTATTGCAGACCACTGTTGGAAGCAAGGTACTCAGTGTAATGAGCTACTGAGCTGATATGAGATGTTAATGTGTATATTAGGGGAAAGTCGCATTAAATTCTTCAGACTTCTTTAAGCTGTGGACTCTGGCATCAGTCACGGCCCAGCATATTCCGTGCTCAGGAGCAGATCTGCCATTTGGGTCAAAGACAGGCCTAACCTGCAGAATTCATTTTGCAGCCCAGTCTTTCTTGAAATTGAGGGCATTTACATCTGTGGCATGGTCTCATGACTCCCATAACAGAAGAATTTATGCAGAAGGCCAGCTAAACTGGATCTTAGGCATGCTTTGGCCCATTTTTGAGATAAGGCAAATTAACTGTCCCTTCATGGTGCAAGCATAGCACATATCAACCTAGTGCTGTAATACACCTAAAATGAAACATTAGGATTTAAAACTATCTATCTCTTTTATTAGTGCTATTGACATGTGTTTCTTTAGGTTTACACCTTTTGAAGGAAAGGggtcagcagagctggagcagggtAACTCATTCAACACCAATCGAAACACATTTGAGGCTTGACTGCAGGAGGAACCATTTAAGAAAGTGTGTCAAGGTAGTAGTCCTCCACCTCTTCACTCTGCTAATCGGTACCTTCCATTTGTTTGGGGTCATCTTCTCTATTCCCTTAACAATCAAGTCACTGAAGAGAATACACCTATAGCAATGGGTCCTCTCAATAGACCTCAGGGCAAAGTCCTTCCTGTTGTTTATAACAAACCATTTCAAAGAAGACCAGGTGACATCCATAGGATAGAGATAGTTGTAAGATGAAGGCACAACAAGAAGCTCGTGGCCATTTGCTCTAGCAACTTCAGGGCAACACTCAGTGTGGGACATGTAGACCTCCGGTGGGACTGGCTGCAGAATTCCCGTCTCCAGCTCCTTGCCATCTTTTGCCCCCACACACATTGGCTATGTTTTATCCCTCATCACAATTGCACAATTCCCATAGGAGGTGGTCAGAGAATCACACAATTCCTTCAAGATACCGTTCTGCTGATGAGCAGATCACCTCTTAATAGCAGCTTGTATCTCCAGGGCACCCACCCTTGGCTGCTGCCAGCGTGAACAAGTGTCCATACTGGCCAGCACAGGCTGACCTCCTTGgctattttttctcctgttgtaAGACTTTCTGGAATATCTGTTTCCCCTAAAAAAAGGGTGTTGAAACTGTTAAGCTGCGTTGTCCTCAGAGCTCTTAAATACTGCAGGCACTGCCTCTTGGAAGCAGCATCAAAGCCAGCCCCTGTGAATTATGTGCCTGAGGAGCGGATTTGCGAAGCGCTGCATGCTGGCATCTCAAGACTCTTGGAGGAGCTCGCAAAGCGCCCGTTGACCCGGCATTACCCTGTGGTGTCACACCcaaccagcagcagcaccatcaGGGGCTTCCAGGTGGCTCATCAAAAGGCATTTTGGAAAACAACGGTCCCATCAGGCTGGGTAGGCTGCAACTGTGCAGCTCGCAGCTTCTGGCATCAGAACGTTGCTCGTCTTGAACATCATGGTTCCTTCTCTCGCAGCACTGAGTGGATGCTTGGGCCCTGTGTACATGTGTGGGCCAGCCAGGCACTGCTGAAAGGGGTccagagggatggggatgtggaggaaggagctgccCAGAGTCAGCATGGAGAGTGAGCCAATGCCTCAGCTTTGAGACCAGCGGTAGAAACCATTCCCTCCCCCCCTGGCAAGCATGTGGCCTCATGGAAGATGTGGCCTTGAAATCTCCGGGGTGGAAGAGGGGGCTGAACCCTAGGTGTCTGGTTATGGGGGGAAGGAGGACCTCTGGGCCCCCACACGAGCCTCTCTCATGGGCAGGACCAG encodes the following:
- the C1H21orf140 gene encoding LOW QUALITY PROTEIN: uncharacterized protein C21orf140 homolog (The sequence of the model RefSeq protein was modified relative to this genomic sequence to represent the inferred CDS: inserted 2 bases in 2 codons; deleted 1 base in 1 codon; substituted 1 base at 1 genomic stop codon), which encodes MQRFANPLLRHIIHRGGFDAASKRQCLQYLRALRTTQLNSFNTLFLGETDIPESLTTGEKIAKEVSLCWPVWTLVHAGSSQGWVPWRYKLLLRGDLXHQQNGILKELCDSLTTSYGNCAIVMRDKTXPMCVGAKDGKELETGILQPVPPEVYMSHTECCPEVARANGHELLVVPSSYNYLYPMDVTWSSLKWFVINNRKDFALRSIERTHCYRCILFSDLIVKGIEKMTPNKWKVPISRVKRWXDYYLDTLS